cctctgttcgggaggagtaagtagcgggcctttttcttattttttatttcgcccttgaactgtctccttagctgtaaaaaaaaaataacataactaagtagtagccaaacacaatatttacttaaaaaaaacaaaTTTGTCAGTCAATAGGTCTGACGCcccgtggtattggtgtgctggatatcccttcactggtagcctggtaacatacactcccaggtctttctctgcctctgtggtggatagtggagtgtttcccatgtggtattggtgtgctgaatatcccttcactggtagcctggtaacatacactcccaggtctttctctgcctctgtggtggatagtggagtgtttcccatgtggtattggtgtgctggatatcccttcactggtagcctggtaacatacactcccatgtctttctctgcctctgtggtggatagtggagtgtttcccatgtggtattggtgtgctggatatcccttcactggtagcctggtaaaatacagtcccaagtctttctctgcctctgtggtggatagtggagtgtttcccatgtggtattggtgtgctggatatcccttcactggtagcctggtaacatacactcccaggtctttctctgcctctgtggtggatagtggagtgtttcccatgtggtattggtgtgctggatatcccttcactggtagcctggtaacttacactcccaggtctttctctgcctctgtggtggatagtggagtgtttcccatgtggtattggtgtgctggatatcccttcgctggtagcctggtaacatacactcccaggtctttctctgcctctgtggtggatagtggagtgtttcccatgtggtattggtgtgctggatatcccctcccaaggtgcaggactttacatttttctacactgaattgtagcagccactttttgttccattcctgaagcttggtgaggtctgactgtaggaaatccgcagtcaaggggttaagtgaacagacttttaCCCGTCACTCGTTTCGTCCATCTGTTAACCTCTCTCGGCATGTGCCCCGACCATTGGCCTCTCTTGTCAGCTGATTATGATTCATCTTTTGTCATCTGGTTTTGTTCCATCTCTTACccattgtagtagaagtagtagtagtagtagtagtagtagtagtagtagtagtagtagtagtagttgttgtagtagtagtagtagtagtagtagtagtagtagtagtagtagtagaaatactattattttcatcatttttacttttgtttggtatttctattattatttatagTTATTATATTCAAGAACGTGTATATCATTATCATAAAAAAATCCGTCTTTTTTAATATgttgtagggtaggcggtggctgagtggtagcgtgctgggcccacattcaccgcgtgatggacgacgcgagttcgaatccccacgctaccacttggatttttcagtcaccgccgagtggcttaaaactacccacatgctgtcctgaagaccacccatcaacccggactctagaggaaaccgtccaagtgaatcaagaacgagttccggggggcagcatgagccaagagaagatggcgccactataaacacttgcctgcgccatgatgggctggggccgaacaccatccaggcccctcaagcaagcctaccggcgctataggcgttcacgtaaaaaaaattaaaaaaaaactttatcaTCGAAAATCAGTCTTTTTTAATATATTACAGTAAaacttcatatcttcctcctgcAAATCATCCTCCTGCAAATCTTACTCCTGCAAATCTTACTCCAGCAAATCTTACTCCTGCTCCTGCacctccatctccccccccccagccTCCCCTCTACGGATCATATCACCCTCGCAGGACGCCTCGGGGTCTTGGGGTCTGGGCGCGGGAACCTTCTGACGGCAGGAAATTAGGCGAagatttcatttcctcttaaagAACCATATCTATATTTACCTTCCCcggtggaggtgaggtgaggtgtccaTCCACGTGAACctaccagctgtgtgtgtgtgtgtgtgtgtgtgtgtgtgtgtgtgtgtgtgtgtgtgtgtgtgtgtgtgtgtgtgtcaggtttcAGCCGCAAATAAGGAAGTCATATGTCCGTACGTGTTAAGACGTTATTTGATTTTTCTCTCGTTTATGGTTAAAAATTATCCTTGTTGGAAGATACACTGTCAAAATTTATGAGCAAATAACCATTTAGTACGTGTGAAAAAGACAGGCAGAtgggtagagagatagataatagaaagagagagagaaaattacatagaaaagcagaccacacagaccccatggtccagactaggtggtctgtccctaggtgaatctacactaatcagatggctccaaaacgttgcttttctactctagttaatattaagttgaaggaagtgacggtcgagcttgtttttaaaggagtcagtcgtgttacactggaccactgacggtgggagcttattccattctcgcactacaacgttggtgaagaaaaatttggtgcagtctgaatttacttgtctacatctgagttttacgccattgttcctcgtacgcaaagtgtcatcgatcataaacaattttgatctgtctacattcgtgaaaccattaagtattttaaaacattcgatcagttttcctcggaggcgacgtttctcaagagagaacatgttaagggtggaaagcctttcttcgtaggatttgttgtgcaaggaagggatcatttttgttgcccgacgctgaacaccttctagtttggCAATGTCCTttacatggtggggagaccaaaactgtaccgcatattccaagtggggtctgactaaactaatgtagagcggaagtattacatctttattcttgaataaaaagtttcttgtaatgaagcccaacattctgttcgctttatttgctgcatcgatgcattgctgtgagaatttgaggtttgacgcgattttgacccccaggtccttaacgcattgaacgcttgtgagtttaacgccgggtatttcgtaatcgaacttcttatttcttgttccaacttgaaggacctggcacttgtctacgttaaagggcatctcccatctatccgaccaggctgaaattttgtgcaaatcctcttggaggctttgcctgtcttcgtcagtgagaaccgagttaccaatctttgtgtcgtctgcaaatttactaatgcgattattgagtccaacatccacgtcgttgatgtaaataatgaagagcactgggccaagaaccgagccctgagggacgccactagtgaccggcgcccactctgagttaaatccgtcaatcactactctttgttgtctgttgctctaccaattcgcgatccattggtttacttgaccgtcaatgcctgtttgctttaatttataaagtaatttgtgatgtgggactttatcaaacgttttctggaaatcaagatagactacgtccgctgatttggttacgtcataaactgagaagaggtcgttataaaaggtcaataggtttgacaggcaggatcttttgttacggaagccatgttgtgaatccccaattaatgagtggctttcgaggtaactcacaattttgtctctaattatgctctcgagtagcttacttacaattgaagttagactaatgggtcggtagttacctctGGGATTTTCAAACTGCCATGTCCCAGGCGATTATAGAAGTCTTTATTCCCAGCTCCTCCAATTTCCCAAAGACGTGCACGCTCCCTTGACTCCCTGCCCTGTGTATCGCTCCTTACTTCCCACGTGGGTCGCAGGTGGTATATCAATTTCGAGTATCATTCTAGACCcaaatccttccctctttcatgaAATGCTACACTTTTTTCGGATTTAAGCAGCggtctgtatttttttcatttaaacatCGAGATAAACAACTTGCCCTCTCTTGCGTTTAATGAGGTACTGGAAATATACTCCTAAGGTCGTGTttactcattatatatatttttttcaccgtAAAGTAACCAGCTCAAGGGACGGAATAGATACAAACAGAAAAGGCCGCTAGCACTGACCCTGTaaaagaggatagagaggagtggccgaaagtgAAGTCAATGTCGGGTGGAATGACGAATAACCCCAAGCACAAAACTACGACGTATGCAtcaaagtctatatacaccaagtcaagtcacgcgcaggtttgtgggaggagacacggccgaggcgtggtttatgcgtgacgttgcttggagccaaactagagaatgtagaaacagggatttagagaaaacgaggaacggcggactaatttaaatcaatcgcttcatcatgccctccctcacaccccacaccgccgtttgtaggcattggaattacagtcacgcaatagcacaataaaaagacatattttatcgtcagtggcttgcctgaacgcgctgtgaaagaaggcgagaatgcacatccagagtgcacacacggccccaactttagtcacccctgaactggcgggtattttttttttagctccaagtgacgtcatcccgctgctccgccccaaaaccgccgcctgcgcgtaccggtcgcagttttgaagctgTGGAGGACAAGTGGTGACCAGGTTCCAGGATCTACCACGGTACTGGGTTTGCAGGAGCTCCCGTGTGATGGCCTACTGACCCACTGCAAACACTTTACGTTCCTCTGTGTTCGTATATACTAGAGAAGCAAAGAATGAGAACCTCGCTCCCAGGGCCACAAATGAGAACTGCGTACGCGTTTAAAGAGTCACAGGAGGATTGCGCACgctgtcgggacccagaagacgaacaaacagaggaatgaccatAACAGCAGAgataatagtgaccccaatcagagacAAATACCTGGAGGCAAGAATCGTAAATATTTGATAGGAATGTGAAGGAAAGCAAATATAATATAGTATAAAGATTAAATTCAAGAAAAggattagtagttgtagtagtagtagtagtagtagtagtggtagtagtagtagtagtagtagagaagatggcgccactataaacacttgcctgcgccatgatgggctggggccgaattccatccaggcccctcaagcaagcttaccggagcaataggcggagacgtaaaaaaaaaaaaaaaagaagtagtagtagtagtagtagtagtagtaatagtagtagtagtagtagtagtagtagtagtagtagtagtagtattgagatCTATGAAAGGGTAtccaggaaaaaaaacaaagacccAGAAACCCAAACAGAGTCGCTTCGTTGAGGAGACTGAATATGAACAATAAGTCTTgacagtaaaggaaaaggaagaataaaaaatagcTAGACAAATACAACACATAATGAGTGACCAATGTGAGTGTTACCCTTCGCTCTAAACTTATCAATGTCAACGAGGGAAGCAATCTCGTCTGGAAGCATATTCAACATTTTATTCAACTGGGGATGAACGGACGGGGAAATTTGGTTATTTGCGCAAAGAAATGATCCAatatctctctctgtgtgtgcccctctctctctctctgtgtgtgtgtgtgtgtgtgtgtgtacgttatatTTCACGCGCTAGGCAATAACCATACTTTGCTTCCGTCTTTAtcatcgtagggtgggcgaggcaacgcacCCCCAGAGTATGCCCCCATTGCTTGACTGATTGCTATGTCCCTTGAAATGAAGGTCACCCAGAGAGCAAAAGAAATAACTTACCAAACACACCAATCACTCCCGCAGACTTtacaacttttccttccttttccttcatcttcctccctccctaagcACTTCTGTTCCCCTATACGCTcgcctttccttattttccgtcttttcttccttcctttcctttctacttaaCTCTCTTAGgtatttttccatttccttccttcctctcttaacatcttatctttccttctttctctccttcaaatTATCTCTCAgaccagtcccttccttccttccttccttcctctcttaacatcctttctctccttcaaatTACCTCTCagaccattcccttccttccttccttcctttcttttcctcctcctcctcctcctcctctcctatccctaccctcttatctcctccctgcctccctcaatTCTCTTTTATCTACAAGGCGGTCTGGTCAGCGCTGTCCCCTCCTTTACGAGTCTCCGGTATAACAATGTAGCTTTTCCATTATTTGTTCTACGCGTCTTGCAGATTAGTTTTACCGAGCGAGTCCTCCTTCATAGCGGCTATTTTTGTGGGGGGTTTCGATGT
This genomic window from Eriocheir sinensis breed Jianghai 21 chromosome 23, ASM2467909v1, whole genome shotgun sequence contains:
- the LOC127002415 gene encoding uncharacterized protein LOC127002415 isoform X2; its protein translation is MWYWCTGYPFTGSLVTYTPRSFSASVVDSGVFPMWYWCAGYPFTGSLVTYTPRSFSASVVDSGVFPMWYWCAGYPFTGSLVTYTPRSFSASVVDSGVFPMWYWCAEYPFTGSLVTYTPRSFSASVVDSGVFPMWYWCAGYPFTGSLVTYTPMSFSASVVDSGVFPMWYWCAGYPFTGSLVKYSPKSFSASVVDSGVFPMWYWCAGYPFTGSLVTYTPRSFSASVVDSGVFPMWYWCAGYPFTGSLVTYTPRSFSASVVDSGVFPMWYWCAGYPFAGSLVTYTPRSFSASVVDSGVFPMWYWCAGYPFTGSLVTYTPRSFSASVVDSGVFPMWYWCAGYPLPRCRTLHFSSLNCSSHFLFRSCSLVRSDCKKTTI
- the LOC127002415 gene encoding uncharacterized protein LOC127002415 isoform X9, which translates into the protein MDSGVFPMWYWCAGYPFTGSLVTYTPRSFSASVVDSGVFPMWYWCAGYPFTGSLVTYTPRSFSASVVDSGVFPMWYWCAEYPFTGSLVTYTPRSFSASVVDSGVFPMWYWCAGYPFTGSLVTYTPMSFSASVVDSGVFPMWYWCAGYPFTGSLVKYSPKSFSASVVDSGVFPMWYWCAGYPFTGSLVTYTPRSFSASVVDSGVFPMWYWCAGYPFTGSLVTYTPRSFSASVVDSGVFPMWYWCAGYPFAGSLVTYTPRSFSASVVDSGVFPMWYWCAGYPFTGSLVTYTPRSFSASVVDSGVFPMWYWCAGYPLPRCRTLHFSSLNCSSHFLFRSCSLVRSDCKKTTI
- the LOC127002415 gene encoding uncharacterized protein LOC127002415 isoform X15 → MDSGVFPMWYWCAGYPFTGSLVTYTPRSFSASVVDSGVFPMWYWCAGYPFTGSLVTYTPRSFSASVVDSGVFPMWYWCAGYPFTGSLVTYTPRSFSASVVDSGVFPMWYWCAGYPFTGSLVTYTPRSFSASVVDSGVFPMWYWCAEYPFTGSLVTYTPRSFSASVVDSGVFPMWYWCAGYPFTGSLVTYTPMSFSASVVDSGVFPMWYWCAGYPFTGSLVKYSPKSFSASVVDSGVFPMWYWCAGYPFTGSLVTYTPRSFSASVVDSGVFPMWYWCAGYPLPRCRTLHFSTLNCSSHFLFHS
- the LOC127002415 gene encoding uncharacterized protein LOC127002415 isoform X5; protein product: MDSGVFPMWYWCAGYPFTGSLVTYTPRSFSASVVDSGVFPMWYWCAGYPFTGSLVTYTPRSFSASVVDSGVFPMWYWCAGYPFTGSLVTYTPRSFSASVVDSGVFPMWYWCAEYPFTGSLVTYTPRSFSASVVDSGVFPMWYWCAGYPFTGSLVTYTPMSFSASVVDSGVFPMWYWCAGYPFTGSLVKYSPKSFSASVVDSGVFPMWYWCAGYPFTGSLVTYTPRSFSASVVDSGVFPMWYWCAGYPFTGSLVTYTPRSFSASVVDSGVFPMWYWCAGYPFAGSLVTYTPRSFSASVVDSGVFPMWYWCAGYPFTGSLVTYTPRSFSASVVDSGVFPMWYWCAGYPLPRCRTLHFSSLNCSSHFLFRSCSLVRSDCKKTTI
- the LOC127002415 gene encoding uncharacterized protein LOC127002415 isoform X8, with product MWYWCTGYPFTGSLVTYTPRSFSASVVDSGVFPMWYWCAGYPFTGSLVTYTPRSFSASVVDSGVFPMWYWCAEYPFTGSLVTYTPRSFSASVVDSGVFPMWYWCAGYPFTGSLVTYTPMSFSASVVDSGVFPMWYWCAGYPFTGSLVKYSPKSFSASVVDSGVFPMWYWCAGYPFTGSLVTYTPRSFSASVVDSGVFPMWYWCAGYPFTGSLVTYTPRSFSASVVDSGVFPMWYWCAGYPFAGSLVTYTPRSFSASVVDSGVFPMWYWCAGYPFTGSLVTYTPRSFSASVVDSGVFPMWYWCAGYPLPRCRTLHFSSLNCSSHFLFRSCSLVRSDCKKTTI